One Candidatus Woesearchaeota archaeon DNA segment encodes these proteins:
- the dnaJ gene encoding molecular chaperone DnaJ has product MAKDYYKILGVDKNASTEEVRRAYKNLAKKYHPDVNKESSATEKFKEINEAAAVLGDQKKREQYDKFGTAEVPPGFTGFDFGDLGMEVDFGDIFDGFFGGSDIFGGSRRRRTEHGSDLRFDMDIELEDAAFGAEKTISLRKLDKCSECSGTGAENGTDFITCPDCAGTGYVKRSQRTPFGIFSTTTACPKCGGSGEYIREKCSNCNGKGRVTVNKKIEIKIPAGIEDGMQLRVTGEGEAGSKGGRSGDLYVVIRVKPHKIFERDGNDINVEVPISFSAAAVGGEIEVQTLNGKKTLKIPAGTQSNTIFRMKGEGIPNLNGFGKGSENVKVVVKVPEKLTKKQKELIEEFEKEDKKGFLGKMFLW; this is encoded by the coding sequence ATGGCAAAAGACTACTACAAAATACTTGGCGTTGATAAGAATGCCTCAACTGAAGAAGTAAGAAGGGCTTACAAGAATCTTGCTAAAAAATATCATCCAGATGTTAATAAAGAATCCAGCGCTACTGAAAAATTCAAGGAGATAAATGAGGCCGCTGCTGTTTTGGGCGACCAGAAGAAGAGGGAGCAGTACGACAAGTTTGGCACAGCAGAGGTCCCGCCAGGATTCACAGGGTTTGATTTTGGAGACCTTGGAATGGAAGTTGATTTCGGCGACATATTTGACGGCTTTTTTGGCGGCAGCGATATATTCGGAGGCAGCAGAAGAAGGCGGACAGAGCACGGATCAGATTTAAGGTTTGACATGGATATTGAGCTGGAAGATGCTGCTTTTGGCGCAGAGAAAACAATTTCTTTAAGAAAGCTGGATAAATGCTCTGAATGCAGCGGTACAGGAGCTGAAAATGGGACTGACTTTATCACATGCCCTGATTGCGCTGGAACTGGTTATGTAAAAAGAAGCCAGAGAACTCCATTTGGAATTTTTTCAACCACAACAGCATGCCCTAAGTGCGGCGGCAGCGGGGAGTATATCCGAGAAAAATGCTCTAATTGCAATGGAAAAGGCAGAGTAACTGTAAATAAAAAAATCGAGATCAAAATTCCTGCCGGTATTGAAGATGGAATGCAGCTTAGAGTTACAGGAGAAGGCGAAGCTGGCAGTAAAGGCGGAAGATCAGGAGACCTTTATGTTGTTATCCGTGTAAAGCCTCACAAGATATTTGAAAGAGATGGCAATGACATTAATGTTGAAGTTCCAATAAGCTTTTCAGCTGCTGCTGTTGGCGGCGAGATAGAAGTTCAAACCTTAAACGGCAAGAAAACCCTGAAGATCCCTGCCGGAACCCAGTCGAATACGATCTTTAGAATGAAGGGAGAAGGAATTCCTAATTTGAATGGCTTTGGGAAAGGATCCGAGAATGTTAAGGTTGTTGTAAAAGTTCCTGAAAAACTGACAAAAAAGCAGAAAGAGCTGATCGAGGAGTTTGAGAAAGAGGATAAGAAAGGGTTTCTCGGCAAGATGTTTTTATGGTGA
- a CDS encoding sugar phosphate isomerase/epimerase produces the protein MIFVSTACLKGINEGFEKDLLRVLELYKNSNIKNIELGSVHSEMEPDFLLKFLLKYKKENDANFIIHGFFPPIKERIMINIGSQNKNILEKSMFIVENAIELCRKLDARLYSFHSAALGDVDAHGIYITKKYGEKEVLETFEENLTKVCELAAGYGIKIAVENHGGECGDDFFARKEYFLNLFKKLKIKNLGILIDAGHLSAAARRFSFEKGDFIKSMQQKAFAVHCHENDGSYDQHKNVNLSTLKDFDKEIIKKTFIILEANSLSADEIASGINILQTFKNK, from the coding sequence ATGATCTTCGTCTCAACAGCGTGCTTAAAAGGAATAAATGAGGGATTTGAAAAGGATTTATTAAGAGTTCTAGAGCTTTATAAAAACAGCAATATAAAAAACATAGAGCTTGGCAGCGTTCATTCTGAAATGGAGCCTGATTTTCTATTAAAATTTCTGTTAAAGTACAAGAAAGAAAATGATGCGAATTTCATAATCCACGGATTTTTTCCTCCGATAAAGGAAAGGATAATGATCAATATAGGCTCGCAAAACAAGAATATTCTTGAAAAATCCATGTTCATTGTTGAAAACGCAATAGAGCTCTGCAGAAAGCTCGATGCAAGGCTTTACAGCTTTCATTCTGCAGCGCTTGGCGATGTTGATGCTCACGGGATTTACATAACAAAAAAATATGGTGAAAAAGAGGTTTTGGAAACTTTTGAAGAAAATTTGACAAAGGTCTGCGAGCTTGCAGCCGGCTATGGAATAAAAATCGCAGTTGAAAACCACGGCGGGGAATGCGGAGATGACTTTTTTGCAAGAAAGGAATATTTTTTAAATTTATTTAAAAAATTAAAAATAAAAAACCTCGGAATCTTGATTGATGCCGGGCATTTAAGCGCTGCAGCAAGGAGATTCAGCTTTGAAAAGGGCGATTTCATAAAATCAATGCAGCAAAAGGCATTTGCAGTGCACTGCCATGAGAATGACGGGAGTTACGATCAGCACAAGAATGTGAATTTAAGCACATTGAAGGATTTCGATAAAGAAATCATTAAAAAAACTTTCATCATATTGGAAGCAAATAGCTTAAGCGCAGATGAAATCGCCAGTGGAATAAACATTTTACAAACCTTTAAAAACAAATAA
- a CDS encoding tRNA uridine(34) 5-carboxymethylaminomethyl modification radical SAM/GNAT enzyme Elp3 encodes MEGFFKEIIEAIKKQKISKNRLNNVKIKLSKKHQMKVIPTDIQILMNASKEDLPKIKKFLQTKPTRTISGVAVCAIMTEPFKCPHGRCIYCPGGIKSYFGTVPQSYTGKEPATLRAIRNKYDPYLQVFNRLEQYIVLGHFPGKIELIIMGGTFPSFPKKYQENFIKYAFKAMNDFSDLFFKKNKEFGILKFKDFFELPADVKDKKRTKRIQNRLLIMKNKIKGILLEKEQTRNENSNIKCVGLTMETRPDYGKLNQGNEMLRLGATRVELGVQTVYDDVLKKVERGHTIKDTIESTRILKDLGFKINYHIMPGLPGVSYKKDLEALKELFENQDLRPDMLKIYPCMVLKGTKLYDLYRRRKYKPLTTEKAAHLIAEFKKNIPTYARVMRIQRDIPTYATEAGVDKTNLRQYVEKIMKNKKIRCNCIRCREAGNYLKSKNIRKILKSIEIKSAYYEASHGSEFFISAEDFKNKILFGFCRLRFPSQFLRKEITEDSALIRELHVYGEAAAIGKKGSIQHHGLGKELLKMAEEIAKTYYKNKIVVISGIGVRNYYRKLGYRKEGQYMVKFITSL; translated from the coding sequence ATGGAAGGCTTTTTCAAAGAAATAATTGAAGCAATCAAAAAACAAAAGATCAGCAAGAACAGGCTGAATAATGTAAAGATAAAGCTCTCAAAAAAACACCAGATGAAGGTTATTCCGACAGACATACAGATATTAATGAACGCTTCCAAAGAGGATCTTCCAAAAATAAAAAAATTTCTCCAGACAAAGCCAACACGAACAATAAGCGGCGTTGCAGTGTGCGCAATCATGACTGAGCCATTTAAATGCCCGCATGGAAGATGCATATACTGCCCCGGCGGCATAAAAAGCTATTTTGGCACAGTCCCGCAGTCTTATACAGGAAAAGAGCCAGCTACATTGAGAGCAATAAGGAATAAATACGACCCTTATCTTCAGGTGTTCAATAGGTTAGAGCAGTACATTGTTCTCGGCCATTTCCCGGGAAAGATTGAGCTGATCATAATGGGCGGCACTTTTCCAAGCTTTCCAAAAAAATACCAGGAGAATTTCATCAAATACGCATTTAAGGCAATGAATGATTTCTCAGATTTGTTTTTTAAGAAGAATAAAGAATTTGGCATACTGAAATTCAAGGATTTCTTTGAATTGCCGGCAGATGTAAAAGACAAAAAAAGAACAAAAAGAATCCAGAACAGATTATTGATTATGAAAAACAAAATAAAAGGCATATTGCTTGAAAAAGAGCAAACAAGAAATGAAAATTCAAATATCAAATGCGTTGGCCTGACAATGGAAACAAGGCCGGATTACGGAAAATTGAATCAGGGGAATGAGATGCTGAGATTAGGGGCAACAAGGGTTGAGCTTGGTGTTCAGACAGTTTATGATGATGTTCTGAAAAAGGTTGAAAGAGGCCACACAATCAAAGACACAATTGAATCAACAAGGATTCTGAAAGACCTCGGATTTAAGATAAATTATCACATTATGCCCGGCTTGCCTGGAGTTTCATATAAAAAAGATTTAGAGGCATTAAAAGAGCTTTTTGAAAATCAAGATCTCAGGCCTGATATGCTCAAGATCTATCCCTGCATGGTCTTGAAAGGAACTAAATTATATGATTTGTATAGAAGAAGGAAGTATAAGCCGCTGACAACTGAAAAAGCCGCTCATTTAATTGCGGAATTCAAGAAAAACATTCCAACTTACGCAAGAGTGATGAGGATCCAAAGAGACATACCGACTTATGCCACTGAAGCAGGTGTTGATAAAACAAACCTAAGGCAGTATGTTGAAAAGATAATGAAAAATAAAAAAATAAGGTGCAATTGCATAAGGTGCAGGGAAGCTGGAAATTACTTAAAAAGCAAAAATATCAGGAAAATCCTGAAAAGCATTGAAATAAAATCAGCTTATTATGAAGCATCTCATGGATCGGAATTTTTCATTTCTGCCGAGGATTTTAAAAATAAAATTTTATTTGGCTTCTGCCGCTTAAGATTCCCTTCGCAATTCTTAAGAAAAGAGATAACAGAGGACTCTGCTTTAATAAGAGAGCTTCATGTCTATGGCGAAGCAGCTGCAATCGGCAAAAAAGGCTCAATACAGCACCATGGCCTGGGAAAAGAGCTGTTGAAAATGGCGGAAGAGATCGCAAAGACATATTACAAAAACAAGATTGTTGTGATCTCCGGGATTGGTGTAAGAAATTACTACAGAAAATTGGGATATAGGAAAGAAGGTCAGTATATGGTTAAGTTTATAACGTCTCTTTAG